In Dendropsophus ebraccatus isolate aDenEbr1 chromosome 14, aDenEbr1.pat, whole genome shotgun sequence, the following proteins share a genomic window:
- the LOC138772650 gene encoding protein kinase C delta type-like gives MVMLAQDTVTSQQFAVKIIKKRVLLDDIEEADVMVERRVLQLASGSPFLVHADFAFQTKLFVLFGLEYMSCGDFDQLLRSEGPLKISSARFYAAELVCGIQYLHSRGVIHRDLKPENILVAETGHIKITDFGLALENIFADQKATQYAGTAGYMAPEMLARKGYGAGADWYSFGVIMKKMITGGRDYHPTPIDDTSSGAEDFITQLLQQDPAQRLGANRNTREHQFFQPIDWVKVEALEMTPPRIPSKPSKPQQKTEKFHLKTMEVKEARTCRLTSEEQAVFRGFSFVTSKTFGQL, from the exons ATGGTCATGTTGGCACAAGACACCGTCACCAGCCAACAGTTCGCTGTCAAGATCATCAAGAAGCGAGTCCTGCTAGACGACATCGAGGAGGCGGATGTGATGGTGGAGCGCCGAGTCTTACAGCTGGCATCTGGGAGCCCCTTCCTAGTCCACGCAGACTTTGCATTCCAGACCAAGTTGTTTGTTCTATTTGGGCTGGAATACATGAGCTGCGGGGACTTTGACCAACTTTTGCGTTCGGAGGGGCCGCTGAAGATCTCCAGTGCAAGATTCTACGCCGCTGAGCTCGTGTGTGGCATCCAATATCTCCACTCAAGAGGCGTCATCCACCGAGACCTCAAGCCCGAGAACATCCTGGTGGCTGAAACAGGGCACATCAAGATCACAGATTTCGGTCTCGCTCTGGAAAACATCTTCGCAGACCAAAAAGCCACCCAATACGCTGGGACCGCAGGCTACATGGCTCCCGAG ATGCTGGCAAGGAAAGGATATGGCGCCGGAGCAGACTGGTATTCATTTGGTGTCATCATGAAGAAAATGATTACCGGAGGGCGTGACTACCATCCAACCCCCATCGATGACACCAGCTCCGGCGCCGAAGACTTCATCACACAG CTCCTCCAGCAAGATCCTGCACAGCGCTTGGGAGCCAACCGAAACACCAGAGAACATCAATTTTTCCAGCCTATTGATTGGGTCAAGGTGGAAGCCCTCGAGATGACCCCACCACGCATCCCATCGAAACCATCTAAGCCTCAGCAGAAGACCGAAAAGTTCCATCTGAAGACCATGGAGGTAAAAGAGGCCAGAACGTGTCGTCTGACATCGGAGGAACAGGCCGTATTCCGGGGGTTTTCGTTTGTCACCTCGAAGACCTTTGGCCAGCTCTAA